In Mytilus edulis chromosome 4, xbMytEdul2.2, whole genome shotgun sequence, the following proteins share a genomic window:
- the LOC139519190 gene encoding uncharacterized protein isoform X1: MALTISDMVSEEPAVTSLHTVQRSIQDLQQTQSQVTHKIIHASPTLTNEISRLEGIENRLMKVYETKKRNSAQLQLILESVGVLTKKLQTVSTSIDENRTKESSKTLRQIKFDQLSMQIETDGSDIPTIDNSTEQLVDEYEYKERQEHHPNLKDSAYCHGKPRVSVQQPPNRSETASSSKNSSTDTLKAKVTVVKSKTAEQIVDKKIKKRKSKYGFRLCRTNDNLDNRTFFRKKKRCYQGELLLPKIDNQVEEEPKPNITPAGMDGRSYRDTGRENGHKKRGIMTMAQMTERDYDNKQNVHSLIEWAHIATQSQMEVAMKLMLNVEKLSTHGHDYMLLLDTSESMQGEKFDLMIKTATNYIEGLHRASLRYNFRDNVGLTCFGAETKLVLPPLADYDDIKREIGKLKAGGPSPLTAGLLMALSGLSHCGTTQIVNHDFKPYIILITDGMPTRVEAPNEEDRGGGSALAVSSLLTNLDREKELQKVVKDIAGRGIRIFCVPIGSANTDIMRRIVTKTHGKMIPAEQIHRICKNTQTLFHASEIAHQLGTATEIDKSSVKTVVRSADLQDFDDFDDVTDNVMLLLNPMTQYSGYFKQSKCPAVQLGQRVRRGPNWQWKNQDSNMAGTVIGEDDDGMIWVEWDSGHKNCYQYDENFKVFHIKPVNEPRRLVDEMIAVGCKIGRGKNWKHGDQDGGRGSRGTVLRVESDGKVVVYWERGRLGIYKFGSENLFEVEVCEHGRSLGLPDSDLIEDEENTRQDMMPELPLILPSHLNKMKPVTSVWQYQNSDGQWNSYDEETNVKIEHAYNRKPNGKCIIDLDKTVHVVMFSKMVQENQMDKSIVPVQRLDRARDIQEEKQ; encoded by the exons CTGCACACTGTGCAAAGGTCTATACAAGATCTGCAGCAAACACAAAGTCAGGTTACACATAAGATAATCCATGC CAGCCCCACATTGACGAATGAAATAAGTAGACTTGAAG GAATCGAAAATCGTTTGATGAAAGTTTATGaaactaaaaaaagaaattcaGCTCAATTGCAGTTAATATTAGAATCTGTTGGAGTACTTACAAAGAAACTACAGACTGTTTCTACGAGTATTGatgaaaatagaacaaaagaaagTTCAAAAACTCTGCGGCAAATAAAATTTGACCAATTATCGATGCAAATAGAAACAGACGGTTCAGATATACCAACTATTGACAATTCCACTGAACAATTAGTTGATGAATATGAATATAAGGAACGACAAGAGCATCACCCGAATTTAAAAGATTCAGCATATTGTCATGGTAAACCACGTGTCAGTGTTCAGCAGCCACCAAATCGTTCAGAAACTGCATCGTCTTCAAAAAATTCTTCTACAGATACTTTGAAAGCAAAAGTCACGGTCGTAAAATCAAAAACAGCAGAACAAATAGTagataagaaaataaagaaaaggaAATCCAAGTATGGATTTAGATTATGCAGAACTAATGATAATCTAGACAACAGAACGTTCTTCCGCAAAAAGAAACGGTGTTATCAGGGAGAGCTTTTACTTCCAAAGATAGATAATCAAGTAGAAGAAGAACCAAAGCCTAACATAACCCCTGCAGGTATGGATGGAAG ATCATATAGAGATACTGGTAGAGAAAATGGTCACAAAAAGAGAGGAATAATGACCATGGCACAAATGACAGAGAGAG ATTATGACAATAAACAGAACGTTCATTCATTAATAGAATGGGCACATATTGCAACCCAGTCACAAATGGAAG TTGCCATGAAATtgatgttgaatgttgaaaaattgAGTACCCATGGTCATGACTACATGCTTCTTCTAGACACATCGGAAAGTATGCAAGGAGAGAAATTTGACTTAATGATAAAAACTGCCACAAACTACATCGAAG GTCTGCATCGAGCCAGTTTGAGATATAATTTTAGGGACAATGTCGGTTTAACATGTTTTGGAGCAGAAACTAAATTAGTTCTTCCGCCTCTAGCAGATTATGACGACATCAAGAGAGAAATAG GAAAACTGAAAGCAGGTGGTCCATCCCCTTTAACAGCTGGACTTCTGATGGCACTGTCTGGATTAAGTCACT GTGGTACCACGCAAATTGTTAACCACGACTTCAAGCCGTATATTATTCTGATAACAGATGGGATGCCTACTCGAGTGGAAGCTCCGAATGAAGAGGACAGAGGCGGTGGTAGTGCATTAGCAGTATCATCTTTACTG actaATTTAGACAGAGAAAAAGAATTACAAAAAGTAGTGAAGGACATTGCAGGGCGAGGTATACGAATATTCTGTGTTCCAATTGGATCAGCAAACACCGAT ATAATGCGAAGGATAGTTACTAAAACACATGGGAAAATGATACCAGCTGAACAGATTCATCGTATTTGTAAAAATACGCAGACCTta TTCCACGCATCAGAAATTGCACATCAGCTGGGAACCGCAACAGAAATCGACAAAAGTAGTGTGAAAACAGTCGTTCGTTCAGCAGATCTCCAGGACTTTGATGATTTT GATGACGTCACAGACAATGTCATGCTCTTACTTAATCCTATGACACAATATAGCGGGTACTTTAAGCAAAGTAAATGCCCAGCAGTACAATTAGGACAACGTGTTCGACGTGGACCTAATTGGCAATGGAAAAATCAAGATTCAAATATGGCGGGAACCGTTATCGGGGAAGATGATGATG GAATGATATGGGTTGAATGGGACAGTGGTCATAAAAACTGTTACCAGTAtgatgaaaatttcaaagtctttCACATCAAACCAGTAAATGAACCAAGAAGATTGGTAGATGAGATGATTGCTGTAGGATGCAAAATTGGAAGAG GTAAAAACTGGAAACATGGCGACCAGGATGGTGGACGAGGTAGCAGAGGAACAGTTTTACGTGTGGAATCAGACGGCAAAGTTGTG GTTTATTGGGAAAGAGGTAGACTTGGCATTTACAAGTTTGGGAGTGAAAACTTGTTTGAAGTTGAAGTGTG TGAGCATGGTCGATCATTAGGTTTACCTGATAGTGATTTAATAGAGGATGAGGAGAATACCAGACAAGATATGATGCCAGAGTTACCACTCATTCTACCTTctcatttaaataaaa TGAAACCCGTGACGTCAGTCTGGCAGTATCAGAACAGTGATGGACAATGGAATTCTTATGACGAAGAAACTAATGTAAAGATCGAACATGCTTATAACAGAAAACCAAATGGAAAATGTATTATAGATCTAGACAAGACCGT